One stretch of Streptomyces peucetius DNA includes these proteins:
- a CDS encoding TetR/AcrR family transcriptional regulator, which yields MSSERTYHHGDLRRAVLNAALDVIRTEGPSAVRLRDLARRAGVSHAAPAHHFKDRTGLLTAIAAEGYELLAQALSKAPDLRERGVAYVRFALDRPAHFQVMFQPDLYRGDDPALLAAKELASAELHAGVTTLDASPDPRTAGIAAWSLAHGFATLLLTHNLDDPVGDRDPADVFRSLAGLLFAPAAG from the coding sequence ATGAGCAGTGAGCGCACCTACCACCACGGTGACCTGCGGCGGGCCGTCCTGAACGCGGCCCTCGACGTCATCCGCACCGAAGGCCCGTCCGCCGTGAGGCTGCGCGACCTCGCCCGCCGCGCGGGCGTCTCGCACGCCGCCCCCGCCCACCACTTCAAGGACCGGACCGGACTGCTGACGGCCATCGCGGCCGAGGGCTACGAGCTGCTGGCCCAGGCACTTTCGAAGGCCCCGGACCTGCGGGAGCGGGGCGTCGCGTACGTCCGCTTCGCACTCGACCGCCCGGCGCACTTCCAGGTCATGTTCCAGCCGGACCTTTACCGCGGCGACGACCCCGCCCTGCTGGCCGCCAAGGAGCTCGCGTCCGCCGAACTCCACGCCGGGGTCACCACCCTGGACGCGTCGCCCGACCCCCGCACCGCCGGCATCGCGGCCTGGTCCCTGGCGCACGGCTTCGCGACCCTGCTCCTGACCCACAACCTGGACGACCCGGTCGGCGACCGCGACCCCGCCGACGTCTTCCGCTCCCTCGCCGGGCTGCTCTTCGCCCCCGCCGCCGGGTAA
- a CDS encoding HNH endonuclease family protein, which yields MLAAAALLVSGCEGLGEHESSAGSGPAAPDGRAVSPLKNPDGTKPGLAPVATDADKAAAGELIGELSTKGRGPRTGYDRDRFGYAWMDTADGVPLARNGCDTRNDLIRRDGQNLRYRAGSDCVVIAMTLHDPYTGTTVEWRKQQASEVQIDHVVPLSYSWQMGSSRWPESKREQFANDALNLIPVEGRANSAKGDSGPASWLPPNKQIRCAYAVRFAQVAVKYEMPVTEPDKQTMLKQCGG from the coding sequence CTGTTGGCGGCTGCCGCGCTTCTCGTTTCGGGATGCGAGGGGCTCGGCGAACACGAGTCGTCCGCGGGATCCGGGCCGGCCGCGCCGGACGGGCGGGCGGTCAGCCCGCTCAAGAACCCGGACGGGACGAAGCCAGGGCTCGCCCCCGTGGCGACGGACGCGGACAAGGCCGCGGCCGGCGAGCTCATCGGGGAGCTGTCCACGAAGGGGCGGGGGCCGAGGACGGGCTACGACCGTGACAGGTTCGGCTACGCGTGGATGGACACGGCCGACGGGGTGCCCCTCGCGAGGAACGGGTGTGACACTCGAAACGACCTCATTCGCCGTGATGGACAGAACCTCCGTTACCGGGCCGGTTCCGACTGCGTGGTCATCGCCATGACGCTGCACGACCCCTACACCGGGACGACTGTCGAGTGGCGCAAGCAGCAGGCCTCCGAGGTGCAGATAGATCACGTGGTGCCGTTGTCGTACAGCTGGCAGATGGGCTCCTCGCGCTGGCCGGAGAGCAAGCGTGAGCAGTTCGCCAACGACGCGCTCAACCTGATCCCGGTCGAGGGGCGGGCCAATTCGGCCAAGGGTGATTCCGGCCCCGCGTCCTGGCTGCCGCCCAACAAGCAGATCAGGTGCGCCTACGCGGTCCGGTTCGCCCAGGTCGCCGTCAAGTACGAGATGCCGGTCACCGAACCGGACAAGCAGACGATGCTGAAGCAGTGCGGCGGCTGA
- a CDS encoding TioE family transcriptional regulator, which produces MVRNPQSGVRLRPVDLARRHGLSTQAIRNYEEAGILPAAGRTPHGYRAYTPLHAQALHAFLALVPGHGHRTAASVMRAVNRDAVDEAFRLIDESHAQLLDDRRTLQTVERALRDLEPITAPEPASVPGPGGTFIGPLAAKLGIRPATLRKWERAGLMSPRRDPRTGYRVYEEADVRDARLAHQLRRGGYLLEQIAPLIARVRAAGGPEPLEATLRDWRGRLSARGRAMLTGAAELEAYLRRRG; this is translated from the coding sequence ATGGTGCGAAACCCTCAAAGCGGTGTTCGGCTCAGGCCGGTTGATCTGGCGCGGCGGCACGGCCTGTCCACGCAGGCGATCAGGAACTACGAGGAGGCCGGCATCCTTCCGGCCGCCGGTCGCACACCCCATGGCTATCGCGCCTACACGCCGCTGCACGCGCAGGCACTGCACGCGTTCCTCGCCCTGGTGCCCGGCCACGGTCACCGGACGGCGGCCTCGGTCATGCGGGCCGTGAACCGGGACGCGGTCGACGAGGCGTTCCGCCTCATCGACGAGAGTCACGCCCAACTCCTCGACGACCGCCGGACCCTCCAGACCGTGGAGCGCGCCCTCCGCGACCTGGAGCCCATCACGGCGCCCGAACCGGCCTCGGTGCCGGGGCCCGGTGGCACGTTCATCGGGCCGCTGGCAGCGAAGCTCGGCATCCGGCCCGCGACGCTGCGCAAATGGGAGCGTGCCGGGCTGATGAGCCCGCGCCGCGACCCGCGGACCGGCTACCGCGTCTACGAGGAGGCCGACGTACGGGACGCCAGGCTGGCCCACCAGCTCAGGCGTGGCGGCTACCTGCTGGAGCAGATCGCCCCGTTGATCGCCCGGGTGCGGGCGGCCGGCGGGCCGGAACCGCTGGAGGCCACCTTGCGCGACTGGCGCGGCCGGCTGTCCGCCCGCGGGCGCGCGATGCTCACCGGGGCCGCCGAGCTGGAGGCGTACCTTCGCAGGCGCGGATGA
- a CDS encoding SGNH/GDSL hydrolase family protein, whose amino-acid sequence MALTGSLRRTGVALLAATALVALPVVGTEGWTGTSGVVAADHGSSRAWHGGWAASPQPPNARFAPKWSEQGFADHTVRQVVRVSTGGTTARIELSNRYGKTPLRITGATVARTDEGASVKPGSVRRLSFGKGRSVTIPAGGTAHSDGVPFRVGALESVTVTLYLAEATGPATFHSFASATSYRADGDHRYDRGGAAFKETSDSWYYLSGVELSGGPAGRRDAVGSGLDADNRYPDELAERFAAAGKPRSVLNHGIGGNQVTQDTVWAGEKGITRFKLDALSEPNVGTVVVLEGINDFGSSSWGDGSPEVSVEQLIEGHRSLIRQAHAKGVKVIGATLTPVKGSFYYTPVNEAKREAFNHWIRTSGEYDAVVDFDRALADPADPDRILPAYDSGDHLHPGDEGYRAMAEALDLNAF is encoded by the coding sequence ATGGCACTGACGGGTTCGTTAAGACGAACGGGCGTCGCCCTGCTGGCCGCCACGGCCCTTGTGGCGCTGCCGGTCGTCGGCACGGAGGGATGGACCGGCACCTCGGGTGTCGTGGCGGCCGACCACGGCAGCAGCCGCGCCTGGCACGGAGGCTGGGCGGCCTCCCCGCAGCCGCCGAACGCGCGGTTCGCGCCCAAATGGTCGGAGCAGGGCTTCGCCGACCACACCGTCAGGCAGGTCGTCCGGGTGAGCACCGGCGGGACCACGGCTCGTATCGAGTTGTCCAACCGGTACGGGAAGACTCCGCTCAGGATCACCGGCGCGACGGTCGCCCGCACCGACGAAGGCGCCTCGGTGAAGCCCGGCTCGGTCCGCCGGCTCAGCTTCGGCAAGGGGCGATCGGTGACGATCCCGGCGGGTGGCACCGCCCACAGCGACGGTGTGCCGTTCAGGGTCGGGGCGCTGGAGTCGGTGACCGTCACGCTGTACCTGGCAGAGGCGACCGGACCGGCCACCTTCCACTCGTTCGCCTCCGCCACCAGCTACCGGGCCGACGGGGACCACCGGTACGACCGGGGCGGGGCCGCGTTCAAGGAGACCAGCGACTCCTGGTACTACCTCTCCGGCGTCGAGCTGAGCGGCGGCCCCGCCGGCCGCAGGGACGCCGTCGGCTCCGGCCTCGACGCCGACAACCGCTACCCGGACGAGCTGGCCGAGCGCTTCGCCGCCGCCGGAAAGCCACGCAGCGTCCTCAACCACGGCATCGGCGGCAACCAGGTCACCCAGGACACCGTCTGGGCGGGTGAGAAGGGCATCACCCGTTTCAAGCTCGACGCGCTGAGCGAGCCGAACGTCGGCACCGTCGTCGTCCTCGAGGGCATCAACGACTTCGGAAGCAGCAGTTGGGGGGACGGCTCCCCCGAGGTGTCGGTCGAGCAGCTGATCGAGGGGCACCGCTCACTGATCCGCCAGGCGCACGCGAAGGGCGTCAAGGTGATCGGTGCGACGCTGACCCCGGTCAAGGGCTCCTTCTACTACACCCCGGTCAACGAGGCCAAGCGCGAGGCGTTCAACCACTGGATCCGTACGTCCGGCGAGTACGACGCCGTGGTCGACTTCGACCGCGCGCTGGCCGATCCGGCCGACCCGGACCGCATCCTGCCCGCGTACGACTCGGGCGACCATCTGCACCCGGGCGACGAGGGCTACCGCGCGATGGCCGAAGCCCTGGACCTCAACGCGTTCTGA
- a CDS encoding erythromycin esterase family protein translates to MATDIKDTTHAVDAAAVMGLLPARPRLLALGEPTHGEDTLLDLRNELFRQLVEQEGYRTIAIESDCLMGLVVDDYVTSGTGTLDEVMKHGFSHGWGTSAANRELVAWMRAYNDSRPTSERLRFAGFDGPLEITHAASPRQALTALHGCLAARVDADLLPCTAETLDRLLGTDDRWTDPAAMLDPAQSVGQSAEAGRLRLLADDLVALLDTQTPHLLAATSRDVWDRARLYGRTATGLLRYHHWMADTSPARMTRLCALRDSMMADNLLAVAARGPALVHAQNSHLQREKSTMRMWEGPVEWWSAGALVSARLGEEYAFLATALGTIRHQGVDTPPPDTVEGLLYALPEDRCVVDAPRLATALGDTRPAPRVSPWFGYAPLDPAHLADRDGIVFVKDVPQS, encoded by the coding sequence ATGGCTACCGACATCAAGGACACCACTCACGCCGTCGACGCCGCCGCCGTCATGGGACTGCTCCCGGCCCGGCCTCGGCTGCTCGCTCTGGGCGAGCCCACCCACGGCGAGGACACCCTGCTCGACCTGCGCAACGAACTCTTCCGGCAGCTCGTCGAGCAGGAGGGCTACCGGACGATCGCGATCGAGAGCGACTGCCTCATGGGCCTGGTCGTGGACGACTACGTCACCTCGGGCACGGGCACTCTGGACGAGGTCATGAAGCACGGGTTCAGCCACGGCTGGGGCACTTCCGCGGCCAACCGCGAGCTCGTGGCCTGGATGCGCGCCTACAACGACAGCCGGCCGACGTCCGAGCGGCTCCGCTTCGCCGGCTTCGACGGCCCGCTGGAGATCACCCACGCCGCGAGCCCCCGGCAGGCCCTCACCGCGCTCCACGGCTGCCTCGCGGCCCGGGTGGACGCGGACCTGCTCCCCTGCACCGCGGAGACGCTCGACCGCCTGCTCGGCACCGACGACCGGTGGACCGATCCCGCCGCGATGCTGGACCCGGCGCAGTCCGTGGGGCAGTCGGCCGAGGCCGGTCGGCTGCGGCTGCTCGCCGACGATCTGGTGGCGCTGCTCGACACGCAGACGCCGCACCTGCTCGCGGCGACCTCCCGGGACGTCTGGGACCGGGCGCGCCTGTACGGGCGCACCGCGACCGGCCTGCTGCGCTACCACCACTGGATGGCCGACACCTCACCGGCCCGCATGACGCGGCTGTGCGCACTGCGGGATTCGATGATGGCCGACAACCTTCTCGCCGTCGCCGCCCGGGGCCCGGCTCTCGTCCATGCCCAGAACTCCCATCTCCAACGGGAGAAGAGCACGATGCGGATGTGGGAGGGGCCGGTGGAGTGGTGGAGCGCCGGTGCGCTGGTGAGCGCCCGACTCGGCGAGGAGTACGCCTTCTTGGCCACGGCCCTCGGCACCATCCGGCACCAGGGGGTGGACACGCCGCCGCCGGACACCGTCGAAGGGCTCCTGTACGCGCTCCCGGAGGACCGCTGCGTCGTCGACGCCCCGCGGCTGGCCACCGCCCTCGGCGACACACGGCCCGCGCCCCGCGTGTCCCCTTGGTTCGGCTACGCCCCGCTCGACCCGGCGCACCTGGCGGACCGCGACGGCATCGTGTTCGTCAAGGACGTCCCGCAGAGCTAG
- a CDS encoding SCO6745 family protein encodes MTDELGRVRQMWHLLEPLHAVVYYAPQAFEEAEALGLRTDELPQTSSGGTPRPGYFAWRAAPLGEAGARQVASAFYSFSPAMVGDYVPGVWRVSSPAKAIAGRLRAVDRTYRDVLGDAVASKELAEAAGLARRAAEAADCAGRPLAAANAALPWADEPHLVLWQAATRLREHRGDGHLAALLTAGLDPVESLVSFAGIGAAPAETFASRGWSEAEWTAARERLVARGLLTSDGTATADGRALRAEVERRTDEMAAAPWAALGPDDTARLSELLGAYWVAMLGTGLLPAQNTLGIGKV; translated from the coding sequence ATGACCGACGAACTCGGACGCGTGCGGCAGATGTGGCATCTGCTCGAGCCCCTGCACGCCGTGGTCTACTACGCGCCGCAGGCCTTCGAGGAGGCCGAGGCCCTCGGCCTGCGGACCGACGAACTCCCCCAGACTTCGTCCGGGGGTACCCCCAGGCCCGGCTACTTCGCCTGGCGTGCGGCACCGCTCGGAGAGGCCGGAGCGAGGCAGGTCGCCTCGGCGTTCTACAGCTTCAGCCCGGCGATGGTGGGCGACTACGTGCCCGGCGTCTGGCGGGTGTCGTCCCCCGCGAAGGCGATCGCCGGCAGGCTGCGCGCGGTCGACCGGACGTATCGGGACGTCCTCGGTGACGCCGTCGCGTCGAAGGAGCTGGCGGAGGCCGCCGGGCTCGCCCGGCGCGCAGCGGAGGCCGCGGACTGCGCGGGCCGTCCGCTCGCCGCCGCCAACGCCGCGCTGCCCTGGGCCGACGAACCGCACCTCGTCCTGTGGCAGGCCGCCACCCGGCTGCGCGAGCACCGCGGCGACGGCCACCTCGCCGCGCTGCTGACCGCCGGTCTCGACCCCGTCGAGTCACTGGTCTCCTTCGCGGGCATCGGAGCCGCCCCGGCCGAGACCTTCGCGAGCCGCGGGTGGAGCGAGGCGGAGTGGACTGCGGCGCGCGAAAGGCTCGTCGCGCGCGGCCTGTTGACCTCCGACGGCACCGCCACCGCCGACGGCCGCGCCCTGCGCGCCGAGGTCGAGCGGCGTACGGACGAGATGGCCGCCGCACCCTGGGCGGCGCTCGGCCCCGACGACACGGCGCGCCTGTCCGAACTGCTCGGCGCGTACTGGGTCGCGATGCTCGGCACCGGTCTGCTGCCCGCGCAGAACACCCTCGGTATCGGCAAGGTTTGA
- the mfd gene encoding transcription-repair coupling factor, with translation MSLHGLLDAVVRDPALAEAVRAAGDGRRMHVDLVGPPAARPFAVAALARDTGRTVLAVTATGREAEDLAAALRSLLPGEGVVEYPSWETLPHERLSPRSDTVGRRLAVLRRLAHPSADDPAAGPVRVVVAPVRSVLQPQVKGLGDLEPVALRTGAQADLEEVVAGLAAAAYARVELVEKRGEFAVRGGILDVFPPTEEHPLRVEFWGDDVEEIRYFKVADQRSLEVAEHGLWAPPCRELLLTDEVRQRAAALAEAHPELGELLGKIAEGIAVEGMESLAPVLVDEMELLLDVLPAGAMAVVCDPERVRTRAADLVATSQEFLQASWAATAGGGEAPIDVGAASLWGIADVRDRARELGMMWWSVSPFAADASDAEDDTLKLGMHAPETYRGDTARALADTKGWLADGWRTVFVTEAHGPASRTVEVLGGEGIAARLDADLTGISPSVVHVACGAIDYGFVDPALRLAVLTETDLTGQKAAGKDGQRMPTRRRKTIDPLTLEAGDYIVHEQHGVGRYIEMVQRTVQGATREYLLVEYAPAKRGQPGDRLYIPTDQLEQVTKYVGGEAPTLHRLGGADWTKTKARAKKAVREIAADLIKLYSARMAAPGHAFGADTPWQRELEDAFAYVETPDQLSTIAEVKEDMEKTVPMDRLICGDVGYGKTEIAVRAAFKAVQDGKQVAVLVPTTLLVQQHFGTFSERYSQFPVVTRALSRFQSDTEAKATLEGLRDGSVDIVIGTHRLFSSETKFKDLGLVVVDEEQRFGVEHKEQLKKLRANVDVLTMSATPIPRTLEMAVTGIREMSTITTPPEERHPVLTFVGPYEEKQIGAAVRRELLREGQVFYIHNRVESIDRAAARLREIVPEARIATAHGQMSESALEQVVVDFWEKKFDVLVSTTIVESGIDISNANTLIVERGDNFGLSQLHQLRGRVGRGRERGYAYFLYPPEKPLTETAHERLATIAQHTEMGAGMYVAMKDLEIRGAGNLLGGEQSGHIAGVGFDLYVRMVGEAVADYRASLEGGAEEEPPLEVKIELPVDAHVPHDYAPGERLRLQAYRAIASANTEEDIKAVREELTDRYGKLPEPVENLLLVAGLRMLARACGVGEIVLQGPNIRFAPVELRESQELRLKRLYPRTVIKPAAHQILVPRPTAGKIGGKPVVGRELLAWTGEFLTTILGS, from the coding sequence ATGAGCCTGCACGGTCTGCTCGATGCCGTCGTACGTGACCCGGCGCTCGCCGAAGCGGTCAGGGCGGCCGGCGACGGCCGCCGTATGCACGTCGATCTGGTGGGCCCGCCCGCCGCGCGGCCTTTCGCCGTGGCGGCGCTGGCCCGTGACACCGGCCGCACCGTGCTGGCCGTCACCGCCACCGGACGGGAGGCCGAGGACCTGGCCGCGGCGCTGCGGTCGCTGCTGCCCGGCGAGGGCGTCGTCGAGTACCCGTCGTGGGAGACGCTGCCGCACGAGCGGCTCTCGCCCCGCTCCGACACCGTCGGCCGCCGTCTCGCCGTGCTCCGCCGTCTCGCCCACCCGTCGGCCGACGACCCGGCCGCCGGCCCGGTGCGGGTCGTCGTCGCTCCCGTGCGGTCCGTGCTGCAGCCGCAGGTCAAGGGCCTCGGCGACCTGGAGCCCGTGGCGCTGCGCACCGGAGCGCAGGCCGATCTCGAAGAGGTCGTCGCAGGACTGGCGGCCGCCGCCTACGCGCGGGTGGAACTGGTCGAGAAGCGCGGCGAATTCGCCGTGCGCGGCGGCATCCTGGACGTCTTTCCGCCGACCGAGGAGCACCCCCTTCGGGTGGAGTTCTGGGGCGACGACGTCGAGGAGATCCGTTACTTCAAGGTCGCCGACCAGCGGTCCCTGGAGGTCGCGGAGCACGGGCTGTGGGCGCCGCCGTGCCGCGAGCTGCTGCTGACGGACGAGGTGCGGCAGCGGGCCGCCGCCCTCGCCGAGGCCCACCCCGAGCTGGGCGAACTGCTCGGCAAGATCGCCGAGGGCATCGCCGTCGAGGGCATGGAGTCGCTGGCCCCCGTCCTCGTCGACGAGATGGAACTGCTGCTGGACGTGCTGCCCGCGGGCGCCATGGCCGTCGTGTGCGACCCGGAGCGGGTGCGTACGCGGGCGGCGGACCTCGTCGCCACCAGCCAGGAGTTCCTCCAGGCGTCCTGGGCGGCGACGGCGGGTGGGGGCGAGGCCCCGATCGACGTCGGCGCGGCCTCGCTGTGGGGCATCGCGGACGTACGGGACCGGGCGCGCGAGCTCGGCATGATGTGGTGGTCCGTGTCCCCGTTCGCGGCGGACGCCTCCGACGCGGAGGACGACACGCTCAAGCTGGGCATGCACGCCCCGGAGACGTACCGCGGCGACACCGCGCGGGCGCTCGCCGACACCAAGGGCTGGCTGGCCGACGGCTGGCGGACCGTGTTCGTGACCGAGGCGCACGGCCCCGCGTCCCGCACGGTCGAGGTGCTCGGCGGCGAGGGCATCGCCGCCCGCCTCGACGCCGACCTGACCGGGATCTCGCCGTCCGTCGTCCATGTCGCCTGCGGCGCGATCGACTACGGCTTCGTCGACCCGGCGCTGAGGCTGGCGGTCCTCACGGAGACCGACCTGACCGGTCAGAAGGCGGCCGGCAAGGACGGGCAGCGGATGCCGACCCGGCGCCGCAAGACCATCGACCCGCTGACCCTCGAGGCCGGCGACTACATCGTCCACGAACAGCACGGCGTGGGCCGCTACATCGAGATGGTGCAGCGCACCGTCCAGGGCGCGACCCGCGAGTACCTGCTCGTGGAGTACGCCCCCGCCAAGCGCGGCCAGCCCGGCGACCGGCTGTACATCCCCACCGACCAGCTGGAGCAGGTCACCAAGTACGTGGGCGGTGAGGCGCCGACGCTGCACCGGCTCGGCGGCGCGGACTGGACGAAGACCAAGGCGCGCGCGAAGAAGGCGGTCAGGGAGATCGCCGCGGACCTGATCAAGCTGTACTCGGCCCGGATGGCCGCGCCCGGCCACGCCTTCGGCGCCGACACCCCGTGGCAGCGGGAGCTGGAGGACGCCTTCGCGTACGTCGAGACGCCCGACCAGCTGTCCACGATCGCCGAGGTCAAGGAGGACATGGAGAAGACGGTCCCGATGGACCGGCTGATCTGCGGCGACGTCGGTTACGGCAAGACGGAGATCGCGGTCCGGGCGGCCTTCAAGGCGGTCCAGGACGGCAAGCAGGTCGCCGTCCTCGTCCCGACGACCCTTCTCGTCCAGCAGCACTTCGGCACGTTCAGCGAGCGGTACTCGCAGTTCCCGGTCGTCACCCGCGCCCTGTCCCGTTTCCAGTCGGACACCGAGGCGAAGGCGACGCTGGAGGGGCTGCGGGACGGCTCGGTCGACATCGTCATCGGCACGCACCGGCTGTTCTCCTCCGAGACCAAGTTCAAGGACCTGGGGCTCGTCGTCGTCGACGAGGAACAGCGCTTCGGCGTCGAGCACAAGGAGCAGCTGAAGAAGCTGCGGGCCAACGTGGACGTGCTCACCATGTCCGCGACGCCCATTCCCCGGACGCTGGAGATGGCGGTGACCGGCATCCGCGAGATGTCGACGATCACCACCCCGCCGGAGGAGCGGCACCCGGTGCTCACCTTCGTCGGCCCGTACGAGGAGAAGCAGATCGGCGCGGCCGTCCGGCGTGAACTGCTGCGCGAGGGCCAGGTCTTCTACATCCACAACCGTGTCGAGTCGATCGACCGGGCGGCGGCCCGGCTGCGGGAGATCGTGCCCGAGGCGCGTATCGCCACGGCCCACGGCCAGATGTCGGAGTCGGCGCTGGAGCAGGTGGTCGTCGACTTCTGGGAGAAGAAGTTCGACGTGCTGGTCTCCACGACGATCGTCGAGTCGGGCATCGACATCTCCAACGCCAACACCCTCATCGTGGAGCGCGGCGACAACTTCGGCCTCTCCCAGCTGCACCAGCTGCGCGGCCGGGTCGGCCGTGGGCGGGAGCGCGGTTACGCGTACTTCCTCTACCCGCCGGAGAAGCCCCTCACCGAGACCGCGCACGAGCGCCTCGCCACGATCGCCCAGCACACCGAGATGGGCGCGGGCATGTACGTCGCCATGAAGGACCTGGAGATCCGCGGCGCGGGCAACCTCCTCGGCGGCGAGCAGTCCGGCCACATCGCGGGCGTCGGCTTCGACCTGTACGTCCGTATGGTCGGAGAGGCGGTCGCCGACTACCGGGCCTCGCTGGAGGGCGGCGCGGAGGAGGAGCCCCCGCTCGAGGTCAAGATCGAACTGCCCGTCGACGCACACGTCCCGCACGACTACGCCCCCGGCGAGCGGCTGCGGCTCCAGGCGTACCGGGCGATCGCCTCCGCCAACACGGAGGAGGACATCAAGGCCGTCCGCGAGGAGCTCACCGACCGCTACGGCAAGCTGCCGGAGCCGGTGGAGAACCTGCTGCTGGTGGCCGGCCTGCGGATGCTGGCGCGGGCGTGCGGCGTGGGCGAGATCGTGCTCCAGGGGCCGAACATCCGCTTCGCGCCGGTGGAGTTGCGCGAGTCCCAGGAGCTGCGCCTGAAGCGCCTGTACCCCCGCACCGTCATCAAGCCGGCGGCCCACCAGATCCTGGTGCCGCGCCCGACTGCGGGCAAGATCGGCGGCAAGCCCGTCGTGGGCCGCGAACTCCTGGCGTGGACGGGCGAGTTCCTGACGACGATCCTCGGCTCGTAG